Proteins found in one Triticum aestivum cultivar Chinese Spring chromosome 4D, IWGSC CS RefSeq v2.1, whole genome shotgun sequence genomic segment:
- the LOC123096049 gene encoding nuclear poly(A) polymerase 1, protein MNNNLGALMVKSNTGYLGVSEPISLGGPTEKDVVQTAEVEKFLADAGLYESQEEAVSREEVLGKLDQTVKTWIKKATRVSGYGEQFVQEANAKIFTFGSYRLGVHGPGADIDTLCVGPRHATRNDYFFRCLHDMLAEMPEVSELHPVPDAHVPVLGFKLCGVSIDLLYANLAHVVIPDDLDLSQDSILHNVDEQAVRSLNGCRVTDQILRLVPNIPSFRTTLRFMRYWGKRRGVYSNVMGFLGGINWAILVARICQLYPNASPSMLISRFFRVYSQWKWPNPVTLCHIEEGPLGLPVWDPRRNFRDRGHQMPIITPAYPCMNSSYNVSTSTRYVMVQEFTRGYEICQAIDENRATWDDLFEPYPFFELYKNYLEVGITARNEDDLRNWKGWVESRLRTLVLKFERYTHEMLLAHPHPRDFSDGSRPLHSFYFMGLWRKQTAQPQEAEQFDIRGIVNEFKNAVLAYAHRREGMDIEVSHVKRKDIPLFVFPGGVRPPRSSRTVARSSRTVSRNVVTADGQVGNQLGAESWSDPQSALDHSGGYQSTSLLVPSVSSKETQSILNGHSNLHTESLEHEHPGHFLGSTSAPANIAVLDVVTQPNSMPSTSSNGAPTNGLDICFNSLHREAERIPANNPVNFSPAVVDELDELASYQAKPDDKHVLPVHGTSLEGCSGRTVGQTCNLSSHGNNHLKRKAEEELEPLELAGPPVGATRASTSTVQRKPLRLRLSTVPQPKQAK, encoded by the exons GGCGTCTCCGAGCCAATCTCATTAGGCGGGCCAACTGAGAAGGATGTTGTGCAGACAGCCGAGGTCGaaaag TTCCTTGCTGATGCGGGCTTGTATGAGAGTCAAGAGGAGGCTGTCTCGCGAGAAGAGGTCTTAGGCAAACTTGACCAG ACTGTGAAAACTTGGATTAAGAAGGCCACTAGGGTGAGCGGTTATGGCGAGCAGTTCGTGCAAGAAGCAAATGCTAAGATCTTCACATTTGGTTCATACCGCCTTGGG GTGCACGGTCCTGGCGCAGATATTGACACGCTATGTGTGGGTCCAAGACACGCAACTCGAAAT GACTACTTCTTCAGGTGTCTTCACGATATGCTAGCCGAGATGCCAGAAGTTTCTGAATTACACCCAGTACCAGATGCTCATGTGCCTGTTCTGGGGTTCAAACTTTGTGGGGTGTCTATTGACCTTTTATATGCAAACCTTGCACATGTGGTGATTCCTGAT GATCTTGATCTTTCTCAGGACTCCATACTGCACAATGTTGATGAACAGGCTGTTCGTAGTTTAAATGGGTGTCGAGTTACTGATCAAATATTACGATTGGTCCCAAACATTCCG AGTTTTCGCACAACCTTAAGGTTCATGAGATACTGGGGGAAGCGCCGTGGGGTGTACTCAAAC GTTATGGGATTCTTGGGTGGCATAAATTGGGCAATTCTTGTTGCTCGTATATGTCAATTGTATCCAAATGCATCGCCCAGCATGTTGATATCTCGTTTTTTCAGAGTCTACAGCCAGTGGAAGTGGCCCAACCCTGTTACACTTTGCCATATTGAGGAGGGTCCTCTTGGCCTCCCTGTTTGGGATCCAAGAAGAAACTTTAGAGACAGGGGCCATCAGATGCCTATAATTACACCCGCCTATCCTTGTATGAATTCTAGTTATAACGTATCTACTAGTACTAGGTATGTGATGGTCCAAGAATTCACACGAGGATACGAGATCTGCCAG GCAATAGATGAAAATAGAGCAACCTGGGATGATTTATTCGAGCCATATCCATTTTTTGAATTATATAAAAATTATTTGGAGGTTGGTATCACAGCGAGAAATGAAGATGACCTCAGGAATTGGAAAGGTTGGGTAGAGTCTCGCCTTCGGACGCTTGTATTAAAG TTTGAACGATATACTCATGAGATGCTCCTTGCACATCCGCATCCCAGAGATTTCTCAGATGGATCCAGGCCGCTGCATAGTTTTTACTTCATGGGTCTTTGGAGAAAACAAACTGCCCAACCTCAAGAAGCTGAGCAATTTGACATCAGAGGAATCGTAAATGAGTTTAAGAACGCAGTTCTTGCTTATGCACATCGGAGGGAAGGAATGGATATTGAAGTGTCCCATGTAAAAAGAAAAGATATCCCTTTGTTTGTTTTTCCTGGTGGAGTGCGCCCTCCTCGTTCTTCCAGAACAGTAGCTAGGAGCAGTCGCACTGTTTCTAGGAACGTTGTTACAGCTGATGGTCAAGTTGGAAATCAATTGGGCGCTGAAAGTTGGAGTGATCCTCAATCTGCTCTAGATCATTCTGGTGGCTATCAAAGTACTTCTTTGTTGGTCCCCAGTGTATCAAGTAAAGAAACCCAAAGTATTTTGAATGGGCATTCAAATCTTCACACAGAATCCCTTGAGCATGAACATCCAGGGCACTTTCTTGGAAGTACATCTGCTCCTGCGAACATTGCTGTGTTGGATGTAGTTACACAACCTAACAGTATGCCATCTACTTCAAGCAATGGTGCTCCAACAAATGGGTTGGACATTTGTTTCAATAGCTTACACAGGGAAGCTGAGAGGATTCCTGCAAATAATCCTGTGAATTTCTCTCCAGCTGTGGTTGATGAGCTTGATGAGCTGGCATCGTACCAAGCTAAGCCTGACGATAAACATGTGCTTCCTGTTCATGGAACATCTTTGGAAGGATGTTCTGGAAGGACCGTGGGGCAAACATGTAATTTGAGTTCTCATGGTAATAATCATCTGAAGCGCAAGGCTGAGGAAGAGCTGGAG CCACTTGAGCTTGCTGGCCCGCCAGTTGGCGCTACTCGTGCATCAACATCAACTGTTCAAAGAAAGCCCCTCAG GCTTAGATTGTCAACTGTGCCGCAGCCAAAACAAGCTAAATGA